The Actinoplanes sp. N902-109 genomic interval GGAGGCCTTGCCCGCCAGCTGCTCGATCGGGAATCCGCGGTAGCGCAGGATGCCCGCGTCGCCGTCGATGTAGGTGATCGCCGACGCACACGAAGCCGTGTTGACGAAGCCCTGGTCGAGGGTGACGTAACCGGTCTCCTTGAGGAGGGCACTTATCTCGATGCCACCGGGCCCCTCGACTGCCGGGCGGACCGGCAGGGACAATTGGCCACCGGGGTGGTCGAGCTTGACATCCGTCATTATTTCCCTCACTTCACCGGCAGATGTCGCCAATAACCTGCCGTTCACCGTAAACCCTCAAGCTGAACGGGTCATCAGCCGCCTCGATCCCTGAGGGATTGATCACGAATAGGTGCGGATCGTCACACCATAGATAATGGTCTGTAGACCGCGTGCTCCGCGGTGCGAGGTGGTGAACCGATGCAGATACCGGGCCCTGCTCCTGTCGTCGTCGCTGTCAACGGATCCGCGGCCGGCCTGGCGGCCGCGCGGCTCGGCGCCCGGGAGGCTGTGGCGCGTGGGCTGCCGCTCCGTGTGCTGCACGCCTTCGCCTGGCCGGGCACCCGCTACACCGATGATCCCCCGGATTACCCGAGCGCGCGACACGATGCCGGTCAGACGGTGCGGGAGGCGGTCGCGACGGCGGCGCGCACGGTGCCGGGCGTACGGGTGGAGGGCCGGTTGATCGACGGCCAGCCGGTGCGCGAGCTGGTGCGCCAGAGCCGCACGGCGGCGCTGCTGGTGCTCGGCGACGAGGGCCTGGCGGCCAGCCGGTGGCTCCCGCCGGACTCGGTGCTGGTCCAGGTGGTCGCGCACGCGCGCTGCCCGGTGCTGGTCGCCCGCGGGGTACGCCCACCGGCCGGTCCCCTGCTAGCGGCGGTGGACGGCTCGGCCAGCTCGGTCCTGGCCCTGCGGCTCGCCGCCGACGAGGCGCGCCGCCGGCAGGTCGGCCTGGAGGTCGCGCACGTGGTGGGCGACGCCGCGCAGGCCGCGGCCGGGCAGCGCCTGATCGAGCAGGTGGTGGGGCACCTTCCCACCCCCTTCCCGGTACGGTCGCAGGTGCTGGTCGGTGAGCCCGCCCCGACCCTGGTCCGGGCGTCCCGGCGGGCCCGGATGATGGTCGTGGGACCACGCGGCACCGACAGCGGCATGCTGCTGGGCGCGGTCGCCTCGGAGTTGCTGTGCCGTTGTGCCTGTCCCACTGTGTTTGTGCACGGAACCCCTGCCGGGAGGCACCCGGTGGACGGTACGGTGCCTTCGGTGGGTGCATTGATCAGCTGACACGGGTGCCAGGGGGCGATGCGGGGTGCGATCCACTGCTCCGCCGGCCCTCGGGCCGCGCGTGTGGCAGGCGTTCGGCGCGGCCGGTGTGCTGGCCACGATCGTCTACGTCCTCGACCTGACCCCGCTGGTCAACGGGCTGTGCTTCGCTCTCGTCGGGATCGGCGCGGTGGTCGCCTGCTTCCGCGGCCCGCGCCGGCACCACGCGCAGCCGGGCTCGGCCTGGCCGTTCATGGCCGCCACCGGGTTGTGCTTCCTGGCCGGGGTGCTGGTGCGGCCGTTCGTCACCGGCCGGCCACTGGTCGCCGACGCCGTCATCGTGCCCGGGTACGTGTTCCTGGGCGTCTTCTTCGCGTTGCTGCTGCGCGCCCGGGGCAGCATCGAGCGGCACGCCGTGCTCGACGGGCTGATCGTCTGCATGGCCGGGGCCCTGGCCAGCGCCCTGCTGCTGGCCCTGCCCGCCGCCGGGGTGGCGGGCCGGCCCGCCGCCGAGTCGGTGCTGTCCGGGCTGTACCCGCTGTTCGACGTGGTGCTGCTGGCGCTGGGCATCAACCTGACCTTCACCGCACGTACGTGGCCGCTGAGCTTGACGTTGCTGGTGTCGTGCATCGGGCTGCTGATCACCGGCGATGTGGCGTACAGCGTGATCGGGGTGTCCGGGCTGTCGTACGCCTCGCCGTTGCTGGACACCCCGTACCTGCTGACGTTCACGCTGCTCGGGGTGGCCGCGCTGCACCCGTCGGTGGTGGAGCTGGGCCATGCCGACCGGCACCCGGTGCAGGCCTGGTCGTGGCGCCGGATGCTGCTGCTGGTGCCGGCCGTGTCCACCCCGTTCGTGCTGCTGGTGACCGTCGGCGCGGGCTTCGGCGCCCGGGTGGTGATCGGCATCGGCGGCGCGGCGATCGTGGCGCTGCTGCTGCTGCGCGCGGTCTCGGCGGTGCAGGCCCAGGTCGAGGCGCAGCTGCACTCGGAGTACCAGGCGATGCACGACCCGCTGACCGGGCTGCCCAACCGGCGCTTCGTCACCGCGGAGATCGAGCGGCTGGTCGCCGTCACCCCGGCCACCGGCCCGGCCCGGGTCTGGGTCACCTTCCTCGATCTCGACGGGTTCAAGTGGGTCAACGACTCGTGGGGTCACGACGCCGGCGACCAGCTGGTGATCGAGGTGGGGGCGCGGCTGCGGGCGGCCCTGCCGGCGGGCACGATGCTGGCGCGGGTCGGCGGGGACGAGTTCGTGGTCGCGTACGTGGGTGCCGAGCCCGGGGCGTTGCGGCTGGTCGACGAGATGCAGGGGTGCTTCGCCGGGGCGCTGCCCGTACGGGAGACCGAGGTTGTCATCACCGCCTCGATCGGGCTGGCGCACGCGCCGGGTTCGCTCGACACCGCCGCCACCGCCGAGGCGCTGCTGCGCGACGCGGACACCGCGATGTACCGGTCGAAGGCCGAGGGACCGGGCCGGGCGACCGTGTTCGACACCTCCATGCACGACCGGGTGCGCGAGCGGATCGAGCTGGAGGGTGCACTGCGTACCGCGCTCGCCGAGGGCCAGCTGCACGTGGTCTACCAGCCGATCGTCCGGCTCGACACCGGGCGGCCCACCGGCGCCGAGGCCCTGGTGCGCTGGAACCACCCGGACCGCGGGCCGATCCCGCCGATGACGTTCATCCCGGTCGCCGAGGACTCCGGGCTGATCGGGCCGCTGGGCACCTGGGTGCGCAACGAGGCGCTGCGCCAGCTCGCCGAGTGGCGCGCCGACGGCACGGTCGACGACTCCTTCTACCTGTCGGTCAACGTGTCGCCGCGCCAGCTGGCCGAGCCGACCCTGCCGCTGACCATCTCCGCGGAGCTGCTCCGGTACGGCGTTCCCGCCGCGGCGGTGGCGCTGGAGATGACCGAGTCGGTCATGGTCGACGGTGGCGGGGTGGCCGCGCGGGTGCTGTTCGAGCTGCGCGAGCTGGGGTTGCGGCTGCTGGTCGACGACTTCGGCACCGGCTTCTCCGCGCTGGGCTACCTGCGCCGCTTCCCGGTCACCGGGGTGAAGATCGACCGCTCGTTCGTGTCCGGGCTGGGCGACCACGGCGGGGACGAGGAGATCGTGCGCGCGGTGGTGGCGATGAGCCGGGCGCTGGGCCTGAGCATCGTCGCCGAAGGGGTGGAAACCCGGGTCCAGCGGGACGCGCTGGCCGCCGTGGGCGTCACGCAGGGTCAGGGCTGGCTCTGGGGGCCGGGCGTCACTGCGGGTGACTTTGTGATGCACTGGGCAGTTCAGCGGCGCGTCCCGGGGCCGGCGCCGCTCACCGCCGGTAACCCCTGATCACTCTACGTATCCCCTTTACCGGAACGTGACAAACGTCCCGCCAACCTCTTCCGTACCGCCGCCGCGTCCGGCATTATTCCCACGGCCGGGATCCTTGCATCCGGGCCGGTGCTGCCGATCACATGGAAGTCCGAGGCTGTGCAGGAGGCGACATCTATGGCGACGTTCATCGGATCCGAGGGCTCGACGCTCTGGCTCGTGGCGGTGCTGCTGGTCCTGGCGTCCGGCCTCGCGGCGGCGCTGCTCGCCGCGGTCCGCTCCGACGTCGCCCCGGCCCGCGCCGAGCGCCGTATCCCCGAACGGCACGTCTGAGCCACCGCGCCCCGCGCGAGCACCGGGGTGCCGCCGGGCCGATCGGCGCGGCATGCGGCAGGCTGGGAGCCATGCGCTTCGCCACCTGGAACGTCAACTCGGTCAAGGCCCGGCTCCCGCGGCTGCTGGAGTGGCTGGAGCAGACCGCCCCGGACGTGCTCTGCCTGCAGGAGACCAAGGTCGCCGCGGACGGCTTCCCGGCCGCCGAGGTCGCCGCGCTGGGCTACGAGACCGCGGCGTACGGCCAGGGCCGCTGGAACGGTGTCGCGGTGCTCTCCCGGATCGGCCTGCAGGACGTGCAGCGCGGGTTCACCGGCGAGCCGGGCTATCCCGAGGCGGAGGCCCGCGCGATCAGCGCCACGTGCGGCGGGGTCCGCTTCACCTCCGTCTACGTCCCCAACGGGCGGACACCGGAGGACCCGCACTACACGTACAAGTTGCAGTGGCTTGCGGCCTTGCGCGCCGCGCTGGAGGGCCGGCCGGGCCCGGCCGTGCTGACCGGTGACTTCAACGTCGCGCCGACCGACGACGACGTGTGGGACCCGAGCGTGTTCGCCGGCTCCACCCATGTGACGCCCGCGGAGCGTGCGGCACTGGCGGCGCTGCGCGACCTTGGTCTCACCGATGTCCTCCCGCGTCCCATGAAGGGTGATCACCCCTTCACCTACTGGGATTACCGCGCCGGGATGTTCCACAAGAACCTCGGCATGCGCATCGACTTGGTCTACGCGACCGCCGATGTGGCCGCCGCTGTGACGGATGCCGTGGTGGACCGGGAGGCACGCAAGGGTAAAGGTCCCTCCGACCACGCTCCGGTCGTGGTGGACACCGCGCTCTGAGCCGCGAGCCGTTCACGCGGAGGGCGTAGGCTGGGCAGGATCACCGGATCTCGGGTAACTGGCTTGAGCGACCGGCTCGGGTGAGTCGAGGCTCGGGTGAGTCGAGGCTCGGGTCAGTGGGGCTCGGGTGAGTGGAGAGGAGGACCGTGTGACGCGCTCACCGCTGCCGGGGCTCCCGCTCCAAGCCGGCGTGCGCCAGGCCGGCCCGCCCGCGCCCGCCCCGGCGTTGCTGCGCGCCGCCCTCGACGCCTCCAGCGAGGCGGTCGTGCTGGTCGCCGCGGCCACCGACACCATCCTGCTGGTCAACGCCGCCGCAGCGGTGCTGGTGCCCGGGCTCGAACCGGGCGCGACCACCCTGGAGAGCCCGCTGGCCGCGATGGCCGGGCAGGCCGACACCTTCACCGCCGAGTACGCGGACAGGCACCTGCTGGGCCGGCGGCAGCACCTCGACGACGACCACTATGCGTGGTATCTGCGCGACACCACCGAGGAGGTGCGCCGCACCGAGCAGTTCCACGCCGAGCGCGCCCGCACCACGTTCCTGGCCGAGGCCGGCCGCCGGCTCTCCGCCTCGCTCAACCAGCGCCGCTGCCTGCGTACGACCGTCGAGCTCGCGGTCTCGCACCTGGCCGACGCGGCGGTGATCTTCCTGCCCGGCCGGCGCCGGCACAGCGAGTGGATCCGCCTGATCTCCGGTGAGCCGCTGGTGGAGGGCGCGCTGCGCGAGCACCTGCTCGGCGAGGTCCCCGGGCTCGAGGAGGCCCTGGCCGGCTTCCCGCCCATCCCGAGCCGCTGGCTCGACGCCACGCAGGTGCCCGACTGGCTGCTGCCCGGGTTCGGCACGGTCGGCGCGCTGCTGGCCATCCCGCTGCCCGGCAACGCCGAGCCGGCCGGTGCGCTGATCCTCGCCCGGCGCGGCCCCGACGCGGAGTTCACCAACGAGGACGAGATGCTCGCCCGGATCTTCGCCGCCCGCGCCGGCGCCGCCATCTCGGCCGCCGGGCTCTACCGCGAGCAGGTCGACACCGCCGCGATCCTGCAGGCCGACCTGCTCCCGCCGGAGCTGCCCCAGCCCGACGGCATCGAGCTGTTCGGCTCCTACCAGGCCGCCGGCGACGAACTGCGGATCGGCGGCGACTTCTACGACGTCTTCGGTCCCACCGACACCAGCAGCGACACGGTGATCGTGCTCGGCGACGTGTGCGGCAAGGGCCCCGAGGCGGCCGTGCTCACCGGCAAGATCCGGCAGACCCTGCGGGCGCTGCGGCTGCTCCAGGAGGACCCGGCCGCCATGCTCACCGTGCTCAACAAGGCCCTGCTCGGAGCCAGCCGCCAGCACCGCTTCGCCACCCTGGTGATCGGCTCGCTCAGCCGGATCGAGCACGGCCGGGTCCGGCTCACCCTGGCCACCGGCGGCCACCCGGTCCCGTTGATCCTGCGCACCGACGGCACGGTCGAGGCCGCGCCGGTCAAAGGCACCCTGATCGGGGTGGTCCCGCAGATCAGCGTGCAGCCGGCCACCGTCGAGCTGGCGCCCGGCGAGATCTGCCTGTTCTACAGCGACGGGCTCACCGAGGCCCGCGGCGGCCCCAGCGGCCGGGAGCAGTACGGCGAGGCCCGGCTGCGGGCCACGCTGGCCGGCTGCCGCGGCATGCCCGGCGACGCGGCCGTGGAACGGGTGCGCCAGCTGGTCTCCGACTGGGTGCACGGCGGCAGCCGCGACGACATCGCCATGCTGGCCGTACGGGCCCCCGCGCGCACCCGGCTCAGCCTGATGGACACCGGCACACCGCCGGTGTCCCCGTTCGCGATCGAAGCCCGGCGGGGCGATCGGAGGAACCGCAACCGCTGATGACGGCGACCTCTGCAACCCCCCTGTCCCTGGACGACCCGGACGTCTTCGAACGCTTCCTCGACCTGGTCGGCGACGGCGACGAGTACGGCGCCATCGAGATCGTGACGGGCCTGCTCGACAGCGGCGTGCCCGCCCAGCGCGTCATGCTGGACCTGATCGCCCCCACCCAGAGCCGCGTCGGCGAGCTGTGGGCGGCCAACGAGTGGTCGGTCGCCCGCGAGCACGCCGCCACCGCCATCAGCGAGCGCGCGCTGGCCGCCGTGGCCGCCCGCACCTCCGTCCGGCCCACCCGCGGCCGCCTCACCGTGGCCTGCGCCGACGGCGAATGGCACGCCCTGCCCGGCCGCATCCTGGCCGAGGTGCTCAAGCTCGACGGCTGGCGGGTCGACTTCCTCGGCGCCAACGTCCCCGGCCCCCACCTGGTCAGCCACCTGCACCGGACCGGCCCCGACGCGGTCGCGCTGAGCTGCATGATCCCCACCCGGCTACCCCGCGCGCACGCAGCCATCACCGCCTGCCGCTCGGTGGGGGTGCCGGTGATGGCAGGCGGCCGCGGCTTCGGCCCGGACGGCCGCTGGGCCCGCACGCTCGGTGCCGACGCCTGGGAGCCCGGCGCGGAGGCCGCAGTCACCCGGCTGGCCACCGACTGGCCGCCACCGTTCAACGACCCCGACGAAGCCGCCTTCCTGGGCGACGAGGAATACACCTACGTGGTGCGCAACCGCGCCACCCTGGTGCAGACCGCACTCGACCGCCTGCACGCGGCCTACCCGGACGCCTCGGCCTACGACCAGCACCAGCACGACGCCACGGCCGAGGACATGGGCCACATCGCCGACTTCCTGGCCGCCGCCCTGTACGTCAGCGACCAGCAGATCTTCACCGACTTCGTCACCTGGACCGAGGCGGTGCTGCAGGCGCGCGGCGTCCCCGCGGCGGCGCTCCGGACCGGCCTGCACCTGATCAGCGACCAGCTGCGCGACTACCCCAAGGCCACCGCGACCATCGCCGCCGGCCTGGCCGCCCATCCCTGACCCGCCGGCCGCTCCCCCACCCGCCCTCGCCCACCCGCCCTCGGCCGACCGCCCGGCCGGGCATGACGACCCGACTGCCGCCTTGCTGGGCACGGCGGCCCGGTCGCCCGGCTCGGCACGACGGCGCGGCTGCCCGGCTCGGCACGACAGCGCGGCTGCTCAGCTCGGCATGACAGCGCGGGTACCCGGCTCGGCATGACAGCGCGGGTACCCGGCTCGGCACGACAGCGCGGCTGCTCAGCTCGCATGACAGCGCAGCTCGGCACCACGGCGCGGCTGCCCAGCTCGGCACGACAGCGCGGCTGCCCAGCTTGGCATGACAGCGCAGGTCGGCACCATGGCGCGGCTGCCCGGCTCGGCACGACCGCGTAGCTCGGCACGACCGCGCAGCTGCCCACCTCGGCACGACGGCGCAGCTCGGCACGACAGCGCGGCTGCGGTTGGGCACGGCTCTGGGCCGCCTGGCTGGGGATGATCGCGCGGTCCTGGACCCGCTCCCGGTCATTGCCCGCTCGCCTCTGCCGGTCGGCCGATTCCGCACCCGGCCCACGCCCCGCCACCCGGCAGGACAGAACCGCCCCCGACAGTGCAGGGCCGCCTCCCGGCAGCGCAGGGCCGCCGCCTGGAACCCACCGGACATCGCCGCCGCTTGACCGCCCGACTCTGCCAGCCCGCCGATCCTGCACCCGGCCCACCGCCTGACCGCCCAACCACGGAGGGCAACTGCCTGGCGCCCACCGGACACCGCTGCCGCCTGGCCGCCCGTCCCTCACGCCGGTTCTGCACCCCGCCACCACCTGGCGCCTGGCCGGGAAGGACCGTCGCCTGCCCCGCCGCCCGACCGCCTGAGAACCCGTCCGCCTTCCGGCCGCCAAGCCGGCGAGCCGCCCGTCCGCCGAGCCGCCGAGCCGTCGAGCCGTCTGGCCGCCGAGCCGTCTGGCCGCCGAGCTGCCGAGCCGTCGAGCCGTCGAGCCGCCGAGCCTTCTGGCCGCCGAGCCGTCGAGCCAGCGAGCCGTCTGGCCGCTTGGCCGCGCATCACCACCGCGGGCTTTCCGCCCGACATTGCCACCGCCGGGGGCCCGCGGGGCGTGGCTCGCTTCCGAAAGGTTCGCCGGCCAGGGCTCCACCGATCCCCAGCGGGCGGAAACGGCTCACGGTATGTGTGGGAACGGCTCCCGGTATGCGAGGCGGAGGCCCGCAGTGCCGCTCGAGTGAAGGCGGTCCACCGCGCTCCAGCCCGCAGAGAAAGGCGAGCCTCCCGCGCGGCCAAGACCGAAGGCAGACACACGCTCGCGCCACGCGATCAGCCACTCGCACGGGCTCGGCACTGCCGGTCGGATGCGGGCCGCGCCGTCCGCCTACGGCCGCGTTAATCGGTCGCCCCGGAACGGTGGGGCGGGTTAGCGTGGTCGCATGATCTCCTGAACGCACCGCTGCCGCAGTTCCGGCACCGGGTTGTTCCGGCGGCGCCGGCCGCCGTGGGTCCGCCGCGTCCGGCACCCGGGGCGCTCCATCCGATTGTTTCTCCACGGCACCATCCGCATCATCCGGAGGTCGCCGCATGCCTGCGTTTTCCGTTCATGTCGACCGTGACGAACTGGCCGTTGCCGAGTTCGCCGTGCCGACCGTGCTGCCGAAGCCCGAGGAGGGCACCGCCCATCACGGCGCGCGTGATCCGCGCCAGGCCGTCCGGGAACGCTCCGGCCGCGCCCGCGCCGACCAGGCCGCCCGCGGCGGTGGCGGCCGTTCATACGCCTTCCGCCGAAGCTGACCGCCCGACAAAGACGAGCAGCTGACCGCCCAACCAAGGCGAGCAGCCGACCGCCCGGCCAACACGAGCAGCCGACCGCCCGGCCAACACGAGCAGCCGACCGCCCAACCAAGACCGGCAGCTGACCGCCCAACCAAGACGGGCAAGCGGCCAGCCCGATCGGAACAGCCGACCAGGACCGGCCGGCTGATCGCCCAACCGCGACGGGCCGGGACCCCCCGGGGGGTCCCGGCCCGCTGGGCGGTGCGGCAGGGGTCAGCCGAGGCGGGCGTACACGTCGTCGAGCAGACCGTGGTACATGTCGCTGGTCGTGTTGAAGTTGGGGCCGCCGATCCGCAGCGGCTTGGCGTTGCCGATGGACAGCGTCGCCGGGATCGGGATGTGGCCGCGCTCCTTGCCGTCGACGTAGACGCTGAGCGTCGAGCCCGAGCGCTGGCACATCACCGTGTGCCAGATGTTGTTGGCGATGCCGACGGTCGAGCGGACCAGGTAGATGTCCGGCTTGGCGGAGCCCTGACCGATCACCACGCACTGGGCCTTGCCCTGGTTGGCGCCGATCTGCAGCTTCCACTGGCTCTCGGTGTCGTAGACACCTTTCTGCATGACGTTGGACGAGCCGGCCACCTGGGCCGCCGTCAGGCGCACGGTCGCGCCCCAGCGGAACAGCTTGGTGCCCGGGTCGAGGTCCGGGTCGTCGGTGCCTTCCAGCAGCGCGCGCGGGCAGGTGGTGGCCTTGGCCGCGCAGACGGCCGGGAATGCGGCGTACTTGTCGCTGGTGGTGCCGTTGAAGTTGACCCGGCCGCGGTTGACGGTGCGGACCGTGAGGGCCGGGCCGCGACCGGAGCGGTCGGCGACCCTGGCGCCGGCGACGGTGCCGGTGTCGAACGTGTAGCGCGCCACGGTGACCGGGGCGGTGGCCGTCTGCTGGGCCGGTGCGGCGAGGGCCGGGGCCAGTGCCGGGACCGGGGCCAGGACGGCCGCGGAGACGATGGTGCCTAACAGGGCGATACGCATCGCCCGAAAGTACGTTTTGTAAGCCAACAGAGGCAAACGCGAAGGTTGGCGGGATCAGGTCGGGTTTCTTACAGCAGTCCGGCCGTCTCGGCGATCAGGCACACCGCGACCAGCCGCATCAGGTGCCACTCGGCGGTGAACCAGGCGGCGCCCGAGACGTACGCGGCGCCGGGCGCCGGGATCGGGCGGCCCATCCGCTTGGCCGCGGCGACGATCGACTTGGCGTACGCCGCCAGGCCCGGGGCGTCGGCCTCGCGGCCGGCCTCGCGCAGGGCCT includes:
- a CDS encoding universal stress protein, producing MQIPGPAPVVVAVNGSAAGLAAARLGAREAVARGLPLRVLHAFAWPGTRYTDDPPDYPSARHDAGQTVREAVATAARTVPGVRVEGRLIDGQPVRELVRQSRTAALLVLGDEGLAASRWLPPDSVLVQVVAHARCPVLVARGVRPPAGPLLAAVDGSASSVLALRLAADEARRRQVGLEVAHVVGDAAQAAAGQRLIEQVVGHLPTPFPVRSQVLVGEPAPTLVRASRRARMMVVGPRGTDSGMLLGAVASELLCRCACPTVFVHGTPAGRHPVDGTVPSVGALIS
- a CDS encoding LamG-like jellyroll fold domain-containing protein; the encoded protein is MRIALLGTIVSAAVLAPVPALAPALAAPAQQTATAPVTVARYTFDTGTVAGARVADRSGRGPALTVRTVNRGRVNFNGTTSDKYAAFPAVCAAKATTCPRALLEGTDDPDLDPGTKLFRWGATVRLTAAQVAGSSNVMQKGVYDTESQWKLQIGANQGKAQCVVIGQGSAKPDIYLVRSTVGIANNIWHTVMCQRSGSTLSVYVDGKERGHIPIPATLSIGNAKPLRIGGPNFNTTSDMYHGLLDDVYARLG
- a CDS encoding PP2C family protein-serine/threonine phosphatase, which gives rise to MTRSPLPGLPLQAGVRQAGPPAPAPALLRAALDASSEAVVLVAAATDTILLVNAAAAVLVPGLEPGATTLESPLAAMAGQADTFTAEYADRHLLGRRQHLDDDHYAWYLRDTTEEVRRTEQFHAERARTTFLAEAGRRLSASLNQRRCLRTTVELAVSHLADAAVIFLPGRRRHSEWIRLISGEPLVEGALREHLLGEVPGLEEALAGFPPIPSRWLDATQVPDWLLPGFGTVGALLAIPLPGNAEPAGALILARRGPDAEFTNEDEMLARIFAARAGAAISAAGLYREQVDTAAILQADLLPPELPQPDGIELFGSYQAAGDELRIGGDFYDVFGPTDTSSDTVIVLGDVCGKGPEAAVLTGKIRQTLRALRLLQEDPAAMLTVLNKALLGASRQHRFATLVIGSLSRIEHGRVRLTLATGGHPVPLILRTDGTVEAAPVKGTLIGVVPQISVQPATVELAPGEICLFYSDGLTEARGGPSGREQYGEARLRATLAGCRGMPGDAAVERVRQLVSDWVHGGSRDDIAMLAVRAPARTRLSLMDTGTPPVSPFAIEARRGDRRNRNR
- a CDS encoding bifunctional diguanylate cyclase/phosphodiesterase, giving the protein MRSTAPPALGPRVWQAFGAAGVLATIVYVLDLTPLVNGLCFALVGIGAVVACFRGPRRHHAQPGSAWPFMAATGLCFLAGVLVRPFVTGRPLVADAVIVPGYVFLGVFFALLLRARGSIERHAVLDGLIVCMAGALASALLLALPAAGVAGRPAAESVLSGLYPLFDVVLLALGINLTFTARTWPLSLTLLVSCIGLLITGDVAYSVIGVSGLSYASPLLDTPYLLTFTLLGVAALHPSVVELGHADRHPVQAWSWRRMLLLVPAVSTPFVLLVTVGAGFGARVVIGIGGAAIVALLLLRAVSAVQAQVEAQLHSEYQAMHDPLTGLPNRRFVTAEIERLVAVTPATGPARVWVTFLDLDGFKWVNDSWGHDAGDQLVIEVGARLRAALPAGTMLARVGGDEFVVAYVGAEPGALRLVDEMQGCFAGALPVRETEVVITASIGLAHAPGSLDTAATAEALLRDADTAMYRSKAEGPGRATVFDTSMHDRVRERIELEGALRTALAEGQLHVVYQPIVRLDTGRPTGAEALVRWNHPDRGPIPPMTFIPVAEDSGLIGPLGTWVRNEALRQLAEWRADGTVDDSFYLSVNVSPRQLAEPTLPLTISAELLRYGVPAAAVALEMTESVMVDGGGVAARVLFELRELGLRLLVDDFGTGFSALGYLRRFPVTGVKIDRSFVSGLGDHGGDEEIVRAVVAMSRALGLSIVAEGVETRVQRDALAAVGVTQGQGWLWGPGVTAGDFVMHWAVQRRVPGPAPLTAGNP
- a CDS encoding B12-binding domain-containing protein, with protein sequence MTATSATPLSLDDPDVFERFLDLVGDGDEYGAIEIVTGLLDSGVPAQRVMLDLIAPTQSRVGELWAANEWSVAREHAATAISERALAAVAARTSVRPTRGRLTVACADGEWHALPGRILAEVLKLDGWRVDFLGANVPGPHLVSHLHRTGPDAVALSCMIPTRLPRAHAAITACRSVGVPVMAGGRGFGPDGRWARTLGADAWEPGAEAAVTRLATDWPPPFNDPDEAAFLGDEEYTYVVRNRATLVQTALDRLHAAYPDASAYDQHQHDATAEDMGHIADFLAAALYVSDQQIFTDFVTWTEAVLQARGVPAAALRTGLHLISDQLRDYPKATATIAAGLAAHP
- a CDS encoding DUF6401 family natural product biosynthesis protein — translated: MTNEFLAFAPISAAPVLDQDRALLDEMMARVGVDGLAAALGNAGLLAQVDQHAAAVREALREAGREADAPGLAAYAKSIVAAAKRMGRPIPAPGAAYVSGAAWFTAEWHLMRLVAVCLIAETAGLL
- a CDS encoding exodeoxyribonuclease III, giving the protein MRFATWNVNSVKARLPRLLEWLEQTAPDVLCLQETKVAADGFPAAEVAALGYETAAYGQGRWNGVAVLSRIGLQDVQRGFTGEPGYPEAEARAISATCGGVRFTSVYVPNGRTPEDPHYTYKLQWLAALRAALEGRPGPAVLTGDFNVAPTDDDVWDPSVFAGSTHVTPAERAALAALRDLGLTDVLPRPMKGDHPFTYWDYRAGMFHKNLGMRIDLVYATADVAAAVTDAVVDREARKGKGPSDHAPVVVDTAL